The genomic interval TATAGAAAGGGAACAGGCAAGCTAGACAAACAGAATCGTTTGCATGCATctgaattcaaataaaaacatCAAACACCATTCAGCTGAATGTGAGGGGAGTCCTAGATAACTGCACTACCAATTTAAGACAGCAGATCATTGAAATGGCTTCGAATCAGCCACTCACGGGTTAAAGATTAAAGACAGCACAAGAGATAAAAGATTAGCTTTTACACAAGCCCTAATCTGTTattcaaaaccaaaaatgcCATATACGGTGTATAGCACATAATTTAGCTATTATAGTGAAGGACACTTAACAtctaaaaacaaaagttcCAAAATCTCATAAATTACCTCAGGTTTCTTCCCTGTAATTTCATCTGGAAGCCTGTAACACTGATTAAGATCAAGGGTCCCAACGACCACTCGATCTTCTCCGTCATCAGTGAACTACAGGAGAGTTGGGTAATAATATCAGAATGCAACAAATGAAACATCAAATTAACATGTCCAAAGTCCAATCATATGCGAATTAAGATACTAGAAAATGGGAATCGTCCTTTTGATCCAATGAAGAAAGCAAACAAACCTTACATTCAGCACATAACTCTTCTGAAACACTCGATATCTGTGACAAAGGAAGAGTGGCATTGATGCAAGCAACCGTTCTAAACTCTTTCCTCTTTCCTGCGATTCGTTCCTTCATTGCTTCAAACTCACGCTCGGCCAAGTGCTTTTTATGATCCTAATAGAACTTTGACAAAAGCAAAATACCATCAGTATCATATTTATAGAAGAAAACACTTGCGAGTAAAAGACTAAACGCTGTGCTCATCAGCTTATTTGTAACTTTTGATATTAATTGAGCAAGTAATGCTGGAATCATAACCTGATGTGACATAATACTATTGATTTGATAAGCACATCACATCACATGTATtcatttctctattttttgtttctattcaATCGATAGTATTCTGTCACGGTAATTTGTAATTGTAGCATTGCACTGATGAAACGGATATGATCagctaaattattaaataaaagcacATTCTATACGGTTGACTTTTAATTCCCAGATGAGTTGggttgactttttttttttccttcttctctccattctcattcttcttttgcatttttggaaaaaaaaataataatccgaagcaaataaaaaggaataaataaGAGAAATGTGACtcatgtttgaaaaaaaaatgaaagaaagaaagaaaaatgcgACTGAGTGGACTCACTGGGACGCCAAAAGAGTCGGGATCAAACTGATGGAATGATCGGACGCGGAGGACAGCGGCGGCCCAGAGCTGGTCCTCCGCCGTTGTTTCGTCGACGACTAACGACGACTTGTCGATCGAGAGAGAGTCTTCTTGGTGAGGAGGGGTGCACACGTGTAACAGGTTGATTGGACGCAATGGAAAGCGGAGAGAGAGCgtaaatgcagagaatttagAGCGGTTGTGTTTGTGATTGAGAGAAATGATACTAGTTGTTGAGCATGAGATTGAAGATGAGAGGACCGCGACCGCCATTTTTTCGTTCTGCGGGTTTATCCTCTTTTACTTTTGACTCGAGTCTTCTTAATATACGattctaattgttttattcTTGGGCCTTAGTGGGCCGGGCCTTTCATGGCCCATTTGTATTAGTGATGCTCAATGCCCCTCTTGAATTCAGAAATTAGATAGAAAACCTCAGCTTTGTAGAATGGAATCGTCGTCATAACCTCCTTTAAGCTTTTCAGGACCATTTTGGttaacaaagatgaaaagattAATATGCCTGTTCaagtattaattaaataaaggtTGTGCACATATATCTCGACTCAGAattacaattttcaaattttaaaattatttatgaagtAATTTCTCGATTACAATATATTCCCAGAAAAGACAACACAAgccaatatttgaaaaagtgggaaaaaaaaaaaactaatttatttattattattattattattattattattttgggtgACAGATCACCGTGATATATGTTGCACACGGCACTAAACGAATCAAACCGAAGGAAGCAGAAACTATGAGTCTTTAAATTCGCAGTTAACAGAAAGAAAGACGCACAAACTACACAACAATAATATCGAAAGATCATATAGCATTTCAGGGCATCACATTACATATTCATCTTCAGTACACCAAATACAATATTTGGTGTCATTACATAAAGCTCAGGAGGAATAGAcgaagaataagaagaaggAAAGAGTAAGGGAGGGGAAATCAAAGAGGAAAGTCACGATGGGAGAGTTGATCAAAACAAAGagaataattattaactaataCGGAGTAGAGGACGGCCACAAAAACAATGGCAAACATAAAAAGTCTTGCAAggtcaagaaaaaaattaaaaaaaaaaaaagaggagaggaaaatgaaatggaTATGCGaactgaaagagaaaaaagaaaaaaaaataaaacaaacaaagctCAGTCAGGATAACACCATCTTCAAAGGCTACACGTTTTGATCTTTCTCCATTCGTCATGGATCCCAAGATTCACATTTTCCCTCGGCAAGGATAAGCAGATTTCTTTTGAACCAGCATAACCAAAAGCAATAGGAAGAAAGGGAGGCATGGAGCGAGCTGATGAGGGCATTTTCGTTTTGTTGCATTAGGGTTTTTGATAGCTGTGTGTGAGGAGTTATCCAAAGAGGAAACTAGAGATGCTTTGCGTTATAAGGAGACTGCTGATGGGGTTTATATAGTGAAAGAAGGAAGGGAAATTAATGAGAAGGAGAGAATGCTGACATTCCAAAAGTATGTTTAGTTTCAGAAAAGAGTTAAAGAAAGCATCAGAATTGTGGCCCCGATgacaagaaatgaaaaacaattctgaaaatattaattaagtctAGGATTATTAATCAGCAAATGAGTACAAGAATAGCAGCATATATAGAGATAAGAGAGCAAGTAATTCGACGTAACAATTAGTACTGAATCACTGATCATATTTACTGTAGCCGTCATCATTATCAAAACATATCTCTCATCTGTCTCACATCTTTTGCCTTCTCAGTTACGTAAATTCGGAAGAATAAGATGCATGGGGACTCTAAcgagagagaaaatgaaggggattcaaaatattcaacagtttaattaattagtagcACGTTGTAATGAAtacttttgaatttaaatagtaaCATTGCAGAGTCTGACACTGTATGTTTTTCTCTCAGTTTCCTGTTTTGTGCAAGACTACCTTCTTCTTTGACTTACAACATTTGTCTTATATAAAATCTTCATAACCATTACACAGTTATAACTATGACGCTATGAAGTATGAACAAAAGTTTTTCACTTTGCTAATTCTTATTGgatatttatagagttttaCCATTACTTctttaattaacaatatattttataggAACCACTAATTAGTGAGattaaaacttatatttatttccacATATGTGATAAAAGGTTCAAATACGTAAATCTACATATGTGAGATAAATGTATAAGGTCATAATAGAgaacatgtgtgtgtgtaaacaGTGTGATCTTGTGAAATGTGAAATTTTCTTTCGCATTTTGTGAAATAGGCATTTAAGCATTAAGCAATAATAATGGATACAAGTTATTCATTTTGACTGGTTAACACCATGATGATCCAGTTCATTCTAGGTGTCCTATGTATGTAtgataaacaattaatgattaatataGAAGATAAGGGTAATTTTCAGTATGTGAACCGACATttcattcaatttaatttgtcacgtttaaagaaataaatgctATCTAATAGTTGTAATGATGGCTTCAAAACAAACTTTGTTTCAACACTTCATTTTTTACGGAAAGATGACATGTCAAAAAGAGATAGTGGAAATGATTTTGgcccaaaaaaatatttatgctaCACCATTACTATTGATTATAAAGacttcaaaaatattaaaattaactataaaaCACTTCAATGACTGGAGATTTGATTCTAAACTTccgcttttaatttttttgtgcatGATATGTttctatttgaaaatcataCTTAAGTATGCTTACATCCATTCCATTAAAATCTTGGTTAACTTTAACAATTTCAGTTATcgtttaaattaaatttgcttTAAGTACTAAATTACCCATCATAACTCAAACgaacttaaaaaatgaaagtttattataataaatgaaatatatccttttaataaataggatttattttattttcatgcaaaatttattaatataatgaaatgaataagtttgtataataggacaataacaacaaaaatcaaataataaagtaaaccCAGaacttcatcttcttcttcagaaaagtaaaataaaataaaaggaaaaaaaaaacacacgaGAGCATCAAATCTCATTTCCCGGTATCCACCATAGCAacagaacaaaagaaaatttgatcaGAAAgcacaacaataacaacaacaagagCTTCAATTTtatgcacaaaaaaaaaaaattatttcaaataaatctcCTGAAcccaaaaacacaataaagAATAATATGCAAAACCAAAAATATTAGGACTTTGATTTTACTGCTGCCAATCTCAGACGCCGCGCCTGCCGGCAACAGCCCAAACCAGTGTCTTGCTTGTGCTTCTTGTTGCAGTGCAAAATTGAATTCTCGGTGTTTTTGTTTGTGGGAACTGGGCCACTGGCTTTATGATTCTTCTGTTGGGAATGGAGAGGGCATGAATGgagaatgaagaaaatgaggtTGAAGGaaggaaaatgagaaaaaaaataccattttttattatctataaatgaaaaggaaaatgagaagaaaaaaaacttatacCACTTTTAATCAtccataaattatatttattattctacCCTTGCAACTATTAAGTTAACGGCACTGTTTAACGAAAGGGGTGTGCAGGGATAGTTGTTGAAAGAAGTAGGTgcacaataaaatttatcgaTTCTTATGGGGTTGGCGAAAAATAACCCTAAATGATTTGGGATGTGATTATTCTACATACAAAAAGCTGAGTGAATAAGGGCTCGTGCATGTATCCGGAATGCGTGCATGACCAGACAACAAGTAATTGAATTTCTCAAACATCAGCTTAGGAATGACAACTGAGCACACAAAGACCAAAGTTAGATATATACTGCCAAAGAAAATCCATTgatgcattttcttttgagaactgAGAAAAACACTAAACAGCTttgtgagaaaacacttcCCCTAGAGTAGTGGCTAGGGTTGGCCTGTTGCTTACAACTTTTTTGAGGCAAGGAGATAAGAAAAAGCAATCATTCCATTTTGACAGAAATCACTATAAGTGGGGAAACATTTGGTTTCACTCTCGACGGAAGAAAGTGcactaaaaaaatgaacaatcaCTTCAGATATTATAGAGAGTGGTGAGAAATGGTAAGAATTGAGAGTGGGCAAGGCAACAAAGTTAGGATCTTTTACTGCTGGCAAGAGCTTTTAATCTTGGTAATCATCAATCACATGGCTGAGTGATTTGACAATACATGGTCAAGTCTACTAGTCTAGCTAGCTAGCTGCTAAAATAATGCTATTGCTATCTATCACccctctttcttctttaaagttgaaaatttgCCTACGTAAGACTAAGATTGTGAACATGCCGCTACAAGCCATG from Citrus sinensis cultivar Valencia sweet orange chromosome 9, DVS_A1.0, whole genome shotgun sequence carries:
- the LOC102612453 gene encoding uncharacterized protein LOC102612453 isoform X1 is translated as MAVAVLSSSISCSTTSIISLNHKHNRSKFSAFTLSLRFPLRPINLLHVCTPPHQEDSLSIDKSSLVVDETTAEDQLWAAAVLRVRSFHQFDPDSFGVPDHKKHLAEREFEAMKERIAGKRKEFRTVACINATLPLSQISSVSEELCAECKFTDDGEDRVVVGTLDLNQCYRLPDEITGKKPEGIGGDFARAYLSNVCVAKELHRNGLGYEIVAKSKLVAQGWGISDLYVHVAFDNEPAKKLYMKNGFIFENDEPAWHARFLDRPRRILLWIGLPGTKDL
- the LOC102612453 gene encoding uncharacterized protein LOC102612453 isoform X2: MAVAVLSSSISCSTTSIISLNHKHNRSKFSAFTLSLRFPLRPINLLHVCTPPHQEDSLSIDKSSLVVDETTAEDQLWAAAVLRVRSFHQFDPDSFGVPDHKKHLAEREFEAMKERIAGKRKEFRTVACINATLPLSQISSVSEELCAECKGIGGDFARAYLSNVCVAKELHRNGLGYEIVAKSKLVAQGWGISDLYVHVAFDNEPAKKLYMKNGFIFENDEPAWHARFLDRPRRILLWIGLPGTKDL